The sequence TAAAAATGGATTAGATGAGGTGAAAAACGCTTATCCGAGCTTATGCCATACGCTTGTGCTTGATTTAATGCAAGAAAATGCTCTTTCTACACTCATTGACTATTTACAAAAAAAGGAGCTTATGCCTCAAATCCTTATCCATAATCTTGGCGGGCAGACCCCACATGATGCCCAACCGCTCAATAAAGATGTGCTTTTATCAGCCATTATGCTTAATCTTGGCGTAAGTGTGATGATAAATGAATATTTTTTGCCCATTATGCAGAAAAATCGCGATGGGCATATTATTCATATTTCTTCAGATTGCGCGCTTGATGGTTATTCACCCCCTGCGTATTGCGCGGCAAAAGCGGGGCTTAATGCCTATGTGCAAAGTAGCGCTAGATTCTATGCGCGTGATGAGATTTGCATACAGAGTGTAATGCCCGGCATTATTAACTTTAAGGGCAGCGCGTGGGATAAAAAATCCCGCACCCACCCGCATTTATATAATGAACGAAAGGCGCATTTAGCGCTAGGGCGATTTGGCAGGGTAGATGAGATAGGCGAGTTTGTAGCCATGCTGTGTGAAAAGAAAAATATGCTCACCACAGGAGCAAATTTCTTGCTTAATGGCGGCGGCT is a genomic window of Helicobacter jaachi containing:
- a CDS encoding SDR family oxidoreductase; this encodes MSALHLIYCILILAASVPRVAFISGASRGIGRGIALALLKRGIVCVAVARDKNGLDEVKNAYPSLCHTLVLDLMQENALSTLIDYLQKKELMPQILIHNLGGQTPHDAQPLNKDVLLSAIMLNLGVSVMINEYFLPIMQKNRDGHIIHISSDCALDGYSPPAYCAAKAGLNAYVQSSARFYARDEICIQSVMPGIINFKGSAWDKKSRTHPHLYNERKAHLALGRFGRVDEIGEFVAMLCEKKNMLTTGANFLLNGGGYKRAGDRF